The following are encoded in a window of Bacillus xiapuensis genomic DNA:
- a CDS encoding MFS transporter, giving the protein MEAVEIQNSDTISRKDHVYFVAAIFCFWFAIYIYTPVFSVYLQSIGFSYSAIGFVLGSYGITQILLRFPLGMLSDFLRSLRKSLFIWGFVIALTSDLLLALFDSFAMVLIARLLAGVTAAMWVMATVLYSYYYRPGQSSKAMGTIQFITVATQFFSMAICGYLVHLWGWRLPFWLGAAASVFGIFFAWKIKDLSQEGGEVKLSGFGSFIKQTVTLPNLPLLTLLSLIAHAILFITIFGFSPVAAAEMKAAKTSFIWLISAFFIPHALASFILTIYELHSRLYKSVLLISFGLTAVLLALVPFTASLLALSAVHSGLGLTLGFIFPLLLGEVIRSSPPKLKMSAMGFYQSFYALGIFLGPFAAGIAAETSGISGVFIFTSLLSLTAVFIMARYWRNR; this is encoded by the coding sequence ATGGAGGCTGTGGAAATACAGAATTCGGACACGATCTCTAGAAAAGATCATGTTTACTTTGTCGCAGCTATATTTTGTTTTTGGTTCGCTATTTATATTTACACCCCTGTTTTTAGTGTGTATTTACAGTCGATTGGCTTTTCTTATTCGGCGATCGGCTTCGTTTTAGGCAGCTATGGCATCACGCAAATTCTGCTGCGCTTTCCGCTTGGGATGCTGTCGGATTTTTTACGATCGCTTCGAAAGAGTTTGTTCATTTGGGGATTTGTGATAGCGCTCACCAGCGATCTGCTGCTCGCTCTTTTTGATTCGTTTGCCATGGTTTTAATCGCCCGCTTGCTGGCAGGCGTGACAGCGGCAATGTGGGTAATGGCAACGGTGCTGTATTCTTATTACTATAGACCAGGACAGTCCTCTAAAGCGATGGGAACAATTCAATTCATTACCGTCGCAACACAATTCTTCAGCATGGCCATCTGCGGTTATCTCGTTCATTTATGGGGCTGGCGTCTGCCTTTTTGGCTTGGCGCAGCCGCTTCAGTATTTGGAATTTTCTTTGCCTGGAAGATTAAAGACCTAAGCCAAGAAGGGGGGGAGGTGAAGCTTTCAGGTTTCGGAAGCTTTATCAAACAAACTGTAACCCTACCGAATCTGCCTTTACTTACCTTGTTATCCTTGATCGCTCACGCTATTTTATTTATTACGATCTTCGGCTTCAGCCCGGTGGCCGCCGCTGAAATGAAGGCGGCAAAAACATCATTTATTTGGCTAATTTCCGCCTTTTTTATTCCGCATGCGCTAGCTTCATTCATTCTTACGATTTATGAACTGCACAGCCGTCTTTATAAATCCGTGCTGCTCATCAGTTTCGGTTTGACAGCGGTTCTTCTGGCGCTTGTGCCTTTCACTGCTTCACTGCTTGCTCTAAGTGCCGTTCATTCAGGACTTGGCCTGACACTCGGCTTTATTTTTCCGCTCTTACTTGGAGAAGTGATTCGATCCAGTCCGCCTAAGCTGAAGATGTCAGCAATGGGCTTCTATCAGTCTTTTTATGCGCTGGGGATCTTCCTTGGACCCTTTGCAGCAGGCATCGCCGCTGAAACAAGCGGGATAAGCGGAGTGTTCATTTTTACCAGCCTGCTGTCTTTAACAGCTGTTTTCATAATGGCCCGCTATTGGAGGAACCGGTAG
- a CDS encoding transketolase, with amino-acid sequence MSQLLKEDKIHFLKKKSAETRRLIVETVHHAGAGHIGGPMSAVDLLVNLYFNELNIDPRQPRQEDRDRFVLSKGHSAIALYVVLALRGYFPVEELNTFDSLNSRLQAHPDMKALPGLDMSTGSLGQGISAAVGMALGAKLQNKAFRTYCMVGDGESQEGQVWEAADVAAKYGLDNLAVILDFNKLQQFGWDGGNGKRQIPMTQPEKKWEAFGWHVISIDGHDALQIAEALAKARTVKGKPTIIIAHTVKGKGVAFMENEYLWHSRVPTEEELREAIQEIEMEGQG; translated from the coding sequence ATGAGTCAATTGCTTAAAGAAGATAAAATCCATTTTTTAAAGAAGAAATCAGCCGAAACTAGACGGCTGATTGTTGAAACGGTCCATCATGCAGGAGCCGGCCATATTGGCGGTCCGATGTCAGCGGTCGATCTATTGGTCAATCTGTATTTTAATGAGCTGAATATTGACCCTCGCCAGCCGCGACAAGAGGACCGTGACCGTTTCGTCCTGTCAAAAGGACACTCAGCCATTGCCCTGTATGTTGTTTTAGCTTTAAGAGGGTATTTCCCGGTAGAAGAGTTAAATACATTTGATTCGCTCAACTCCCGTTTGCAGGCGCATCCTGATATGAAAGCTCTTCCGGGTCTGGATATGTCCACTGGATCACTCGGACAGGGGATTTCAGCAGCAGTTGGAATGGCGCTTGGCGCGAAACTGCAAAACAAAGCATTTCGCACCTATTGCATGGTGGGAGACGGAGAATCCCAAGAAGGCCAAGTGTGGGAAGCGGCAGATGTGGCTGCGAAATACGGCCTTGATAATTTAGCTGTGATTCTTGATTTCAATAAACTTCAGCAATTTGGCTGGGATGGCGGGAATGGAAAACGGCAAATCCCTATGACTCAACCTGAAAAGAAATGGGAGGCATTTGGATGGCATGTAATCAGCATAGATGGGCATGATGCTTTGCAAATTGCCGAGGCATTGGCCAAGGCGCGGACGGTTAAAGGAAAGCCAACGATAATCATCGCCCATACTGTCAAAGGGAAAGGCGTAGCCTTTATGGAAAACGAGTACTTATGGCACTCCCGCGTTCCGACAGAGGAAGAGCTCCGTGAGGCCATACAAGAAATTGAAATGGAGGGTCAAGGATGA
- the cobA gene encoding uroporphyrinogen-III C-methyltransferase, with product MGKVWLVGAGPGDPELITVKGLKAIQEADVILYDRLISEELLNYAKPEAELIFCGKLPKHHHLQQETIHCFLVKHAKLGKKVTRLKGGDPFVFGRGGEEAEFLARHDIPFEIVPGITSGIAAPAYAGIPVTHRDYSSSFAIVTGHRRNDQSEEVKWASLANGIDTLAIYMGMKNLPYIQEKLIGHGKSPDTPAALIHWGTTAQQRTVTGTLGAIADLAAKAGLTNPSMIVIGDVVKLRENIQWAEEWQWPDIPAAAAGDRS from the coding sequence GTGGGCAAAGTGTGGCTGGTTGGAGCGGGTCCGGGAGATCCGGAACTGATTACGGTAAAAGGGTTAAAGGCGATTCAGGAAGCGGATGTAATTCTTTATGACCGGTTAATTAGCGAAGAATTGCTGAATTATGCCAAACCGGAAGCGGAGCTGATTTTTTGCGGAAAGCTGCCGAAGCATCACCACTTGCAACAGGAGACGATTCACTGCTTTTTAGTGAAGCACGCAAAGCTCGGAAAGAAGGTCACGAGATTAAAAGGCGGCGATCCATTCGTGTTCGGACGCGGAGGCGAGGAAGCAGAATTTTTGGCGCGGCATGATATCCCATTTGAAATCGTTCCCGGAATAACGTCAGGAATTGCTGCGCCAGCCTATGCGGGCATTCCTGTAACCCACAGGGACTACAGCTCCTCGTTTGCTATCGTCACCGGCCATCGCCGCAATGATCAGTCTGAAGAAGTGAAATGGGCGTCTTTAGCAAACGGCATTGACACATTAGCCATTTATATGGGCATGAAAAACCTTCCTTATATTCAAGAAAAGCTGATCGGACACGGGAAATCCCCCGATACCCCGGCTGCTTTAATTCATTGGGGAACTACGGCGCAGCAGCGCACTGTCACCGGTACACTCGGTGCGATTGCGGATTTAGCCGCAAAGGCAGGCCTGACTAATCCGAGCATGATTGTGATTGGAGACGTCGTGAAGCTAAGGGAAAATATTCAATGGGCGGAAGAATGGCAATGGCCCGATATCCCAGCAGCGGCGGCTGGTGACCGTTCATGA
- the iolG gene encoding inositol 2-dehydrogenase has product MKEVVIGLIGAGRIGQLHAENLAHLPGVKIKTISDLFAEHAKKWAKKMSSIHVVSNYEEILDDPEIDAVFVCSPTDTHVPIIQKAALRGKHIFCEKPISFSTEETEAALQAVSKAGVKLQVGFNRRFDKNFLKIHETVQNGVIGEAHIVKITSRDPEPPPVEYIKNSGGLFFDMAIHDFDIARFVTGSEVTEVYACGANLIDPGIKAAGDIDTAVITLTFANGAIGLIDNSRKAVYGYDQRVEVFGSKGSITIENERPTSAEISVEGGVYKDKVKGFFLERYQEAYALESRSFIDAIRYSQPVACTGYDGLQAELIAKAAQQSLATGQPVKIGRPAAVHTR; this is encoded by the coding sequence GTGAAAGAAGTGGTCATTGGCCTGATTGGGGCAGGAAGAATCGGTCAGCTTCACGCTGAGAATCTCGCTCATCTTCCAGGGGTAAAAATCAAGACCATCTCCGATCTATTTGCTGAGCATGCAAAAAAATGGGCCAAGAAAATGAGCAGCATACATGTGGTCAGCAATTATGAAGAAATACTGGATGATCCCGAAATAGATGCGGTCTTCGTCTGTTCTCCAACTGATACCCATGTGCCGATCATCCAAAAGGCGGCCTTAAGAGGCAAGCATATCTTTTGTGAAAAGCCGATTAGCTTCTCTACAGAAGAGACTGAAGCGGCCCTTCAAGCGGTAAGTAAAGCAGGCGTAAAGCTCCAGGTTGGCTTTAACCGGCGCTTCGACAAAAATTTCTTGAAAATTCATGAAACTGTTCAAAATGGGGTGATTGGAGAAGCTCATATCGTTAAGATTACTTCAAGAGACCCGGAGCCTCCGCCGGTGGAATACATTAAAAACTCCGGAGGGCTGTTTTTTGATATGGCTATCCATGATTTCGACATAGCCCGTTTTGTAACAGGAAGTGAAGTAACGGAAGTATATGCCTGCGGGGCTAATTTGATTGATCCCGGAATCAAAGCAGCGGGGGACATTGATACGGCGGTTATCACCCTGACCTTTGCAAATGGGGCAATCGGCCTCATTGATAACAGCCGCAAAGCGGTTTACGGGTACGACCAGCGAGTTGAAGTGTTTGGATCGAAAGGCAGTATCACAATAGAAAATGAACGTCCGACAAGCGCTGAAATCAGCGTGGAGGGGGGCGTATATAAAGATAAGGTGAAGGGTTTTTTTCTAGAACGTTACCAAGAGGCTTATGCTTTGGAGAGCCGCTCATTTATTGATGCCATTCGATATAGCCAGCCCGTTGCATGCACTGGGTATGATGGGCTTCAGGCCGAATTAATCGCCAAAGCTGCCCAGCAATCTCTTGCGACTGGCCAGCCGGTAAAAATCGGCCGGCCGGCTGCTGTCCACACACGCTAA
- a CDS encoding sulfite exporter TauE/SafE family protein, with protein sequence MERFIILALVGLTAQLVDGSLGMGYGLTSTTLLLSAGIAPAVASASVHMAEVVTAAASGASHIKFGNVDKSMAKRLIIPGSIGAFSGATFLSHLTGEYVRLYVSIFLLCLGLYILFRFLRMKDARKQEHTALSNRFYTPLGFVAGFFDASGGGGWGPIATPALLSQKGMNPRKVIGTVNASEFAVALSATVGFLLSLGPGKLNWLWVGALMIGGIIAAPISAWIVKNLPTKMLAVIVSGMLIFTNIHAILSYTAINWETTMFIYTLIAVIWSYIIYCLIQKEKKLKRTSSELSINKSTKTS encoded by the coding sequence ATGGAACGCTTTATCATCTTAGCGCTTGTCGGTTTAACCGCTCAATTGGTAGACGGTTCTTTAGGAATGGGATACGGGCTGACTTCCACTACATTGCTGCTGTCAGCCGGCATTGCCCCGGCGGTCGCTTCCGCTTCTGTTCATATGGCGGAGGTTGTCACGGCAGCGGCTTCTGGAGCTTCGCATATCAAATTTGGAAATGTGGATAAAAGCATGGCCAAGCGCCTGATTATTCCCGGTTCCATTGGCGCTTTCTCCGGTGCAACTTTTTTAAGCCATCTAACAGGGGAATACGTCCGATTATATGTCTCGATTTTCTTGCTTTGCTTAGGGCTTTACATTTTATTCCGCTTTTTGAGGATGAAAGATGCCCGCAAGCAGGAACATACCGCTCTTTCCAACCGGTTTTACACGCCGCTCGGCTTTGTCGCTGGATTCTTTGATGCTAGCGGCGGGGGAGGATGGGGGCCGATCGCTACCCCTGCCTTGCTGTCCCAAAAAGGCATGAACCCAAGAAAAGTGATCGGTACCGTAAATGCCAGTGAATTTGCAGTCGCCTTATCAGCCACAGTCGGCTTTCTGCTGTCATTAGGCCCGGGAAAACTCAATTGGCTTTGGGTAGGCGCACTAATGATTGGAGGAATTATTGCCGCTCCTATTTCCGCATGGATCGTTAAGAATCTGCCAACAAAAATGCTTGCCGTTATCGTCAGCGGCATGTTGATTTTTACAAATATTCACGCAATACTCAGTTATACCGCTATCAATTGGGAAACAACCATGTTCATTTACACTTTGATCGCTGTCATATGGAGCTATATCATTTACTGTTTGATCCAAAAAGAAAAGAAGCTCAAGCGAACGAGCAGCGAGCTGTCTATAAATAAATCAACAAAAACATCCTGA
- a CDS encoding tartrate dehydrogenase gives MKTINVAVIPGDGIGPEVISEGIKVMKKAAELDGRMRLAFTSFPWGCEYYLKHGKMMADDGMEQLKRFDAIYLGAVGYPGVPDHISLWDLLLRIRKEFDQYVNIRPIKLLNGAPCPIEGGTKETIDMLFIRENSEGEYAGLGEWIFQGKPEELVLQTGVFSRKGTERIIRYAFEEAAKSGRTLTSISKANALNYSMVFWDQVFEEVSRDYPEVQTYSYLVDAAAMLMVKDPSRFEVVVTSNLFGDILTDLGAALAGGMGLAAGANINPEKEWPSMFEPIHGSAPDIAGKGIANPLAAIWSASQMFDFFGCEEAGAMLLDAIETVMEERIVLTPDLGGTASTSDVGDRIVEILCQRQKAGSFY, from the coding sequence ATGAAGACGATTAATGTTGCTGTGATTCCAGGAGACGGTATTGGACCGGAAGTAATCTCAGAAGGAATCAAAGTGATGAAGAAAGCGGCGGAGTTAGATGGGCGCATGCGATTGGCATTCACTTCCTTCCCCTGGGGATGTGAATATTACTTAAAGCACGGCAAAATGATGGCGGATGACGGCATGGAGCAATTAAAAAGATTCGATGCGATTTATCTTGGAGCCGTTGGCTATCCGGGCGTACCGGACCATATCTCTCTTTGGGATTTGCTGCTGCGAATTCGCAAGGAATTTGATCAGTATGTCAATATTCGCCCTATAAAGCTATTGAATGGGGCTCCCTGCCCGATCGAGGGAGGAACAAAAGAAACAATTGATATGCTGTTCATCCGTGAAAACAGCGAAGGGGAGTATGCCGGTTTAGGCGAGTGGATCTTTCAGGGAAAGCCAGAGGAATTGGTGCTGCAAACCGGGGTTTTTTCCCGAAAAGGCACAGAGAGGATTATTCGCTACGCATTCGAGGAAGCCGCCAAATCAGGCAGAACTCTGACAAGCATCAGCAAGGCTAATGCACTCAACTATTCAATGGTATTCTGGGATCAAGTATTTGAAGAGGTCAGCCGGGACTATCCGGAAGTCCAAACCTATTCTTATCTGGTTGATGCCGCTGCGATGCTAATGGTAAAGGATCCGTCCCGTTTTGAAGTTGTGGTGACCTCCAATTTATTCGGCGATATATTGACAGATCTCGGAGCTGCGCTTGCAGGCGGCATGGGACTTGCGGCCGGAGCTAATATTAATCCAGAAAAAGAGTGGCCTTCAATGTTTGAACCTATACACGGTTCTGCACCGGACATAGCGGGCAAAGGAATAGCGAACCCGCTGGCGGCTATCTGGTCTGCAAGCCAAATGTTTGATTTCTTTGGATGTGAAGAAGCGGGCGCGATGCTCCTTGATGCTATTGAAACAGTAATGGAAGAGCGTATCGTTCTTACACCGGATCTCGGAGGAACCGCTTCCACTTCAGACGTAGGAGACCGAATTGTTGAAATCCTTTGTCAGCGGCAGAAAGCGGGCAGCTTCTACTAG
- a CDS encoding transketolase family protein, with the protein MKAIKSADKVSMRDVFGETLLQLSLDDEKVYVLDGDLANSTKIDKVATRNPEKFLQMGIAEQNMMSVAAGLATTGLQPWAATFAAFLSKRAIDQIQVQIAQPELNVKMIGGYSGLLTGLTGKTHQALEDLAIFRSLAHMVVLAPADGVEVKEVMKFAHRYEGPVYIRMARDPYPVIFSEGYQFEFGKAVTLKEGSDVAIISTGTETSRALEAAEQLAQEGILAAVIHMPTIKPIDKEAIISAAETSGAIVTAEEHSIYGGLGSAVAEVLVEEKPAPMLRIGVKDRNSESGPNEEMLEKYEISSSYIVQAAKKVVKKKCCTD; encoded by the coding sequence ATGAAAGCGATTAAGTCAGCTGACAAAGTGTCCATGAGAGATGTTTTTGGTGAGACACTGCTTCAATTATCACTCGATGATGAGAAAGTGTATGTTCTGGACGGGGATTTAGCCAATTCAACAAAAATCGATAAAGTGGCAACCCGCAACCCTGAAAAATTCTTGCAAATGGGGATCGCTGAACAAAATATGATGAGCGTGGCGGCAGGTCTTGCGACGACAGGGTTACAGCCTTGGGCTGCAACGTTCGCAGCTTTTCTTTCTAAGCGGGCGATTGATCAAATTCAAGTGCAAATTGCCCAGCCGGAGCTAAATGTGAAAATGATCGGCGGATACAGCGGTTTGTTGACCGGGCTTACCGGCAAAACTCATCAAGCGCTTGAGGATCTAGCGATTTTTCGTTCCCTTGCCCATATGGTTGTGCTCGCTCCGGCAGACGGTGTGGAAGTGAAAGAAGTTATGAAGTTTGCCCATCGTTATGAAGGACCGGTGTATATACGGATGGCACGCGATCCGTATCCAGTCATATTTTCTGAAGGTTATCAGTTTGAATTTGGCAAAGCGGTGACGTTAAAAGAAGGAAGCGATGTAGCTATTATCTCAACAGGAACAGAAACAAGCCGCGCCCTTGAAGCCGCTGAACAGCTTGCGCAAGAAGGGATCTTGGCAGCTGTTATTCATATGCCGACTATAAAGCCAATTGATAAAGAAGCGATTATAAGTGCCGCCGAGACATCTGGTGCGATCGTTACAGCGGAGGAACACAGCATATATGGTGGCCTTGGCAGCGCGGTAGCCGAAGTGCTTGTGGAAGAAAAGCCCGCTCCTATGCTGCGCATCGGCGTTAAAGACCGCAATTCCGAATCAGGGCCAAACGAGGAAATGCTGGAAAAGTATGAGATTTCTTCTTCTTATATTGTTCAAGCAGCTAAGAAAGTCGTAAAGAAAAAATGTTGCACAGATTGA
- a CDS encoding aldehyde dehydrogenase family protein — translation MQSSILKQKLFINGQWIDTENTHKVYNKFTGELFSEVGLADEKIVDRAVESAVHAYKHIAFVPSYRYTVLMSAADLLQEHLEEFALVIAQEGGKPIKDAKVEVKRSVATLQLAAEEAKKLVGEIIPNYNVPDRFLYTVKKPIGAVAAITPFNFPLNLVVHKVAPALAAGNPVIIKPASDTATVAVKLCELLEQAGVPKGYVQCVVGSGRTVGEQLLHDERIAHYTFTGSPGVGKHIQQTIGLRKATLELGSNSATIVHSDADIEKAASQLAKMAFAHAGQICISVQRILINSAIYKSFLKKFMDEVSLLKVGDPLHPDTDVGPMISEKEAKRAEQWIIEAKEAGAAALTGGIREGNILYPTVLTNVQKGMKVVDEEVFAPIVSLFIYDEIEEAIELVNDSKYGLQAGIYTADLHLSYKIPYLLDVGGVVINDTCCYRTDQMPYGGVKESGSGKEGPAYAIQELVKTVTVVVNLENERVNRNEDD, via the coding sequence ATGCAAAGCAGTATCCTAAAACAAAAGTTGTTCATTAATGGTCAGTGGATCGATACAGAGAACACTCATAAGGTGTATAACAAATTTACTGGGGAGCTTTTTTCTGAGGTTGGATTGGCGGATGAGAAGATTGTCGATCGGGCGGTTGAATCGGCGGTGCATGCTTACAAGCATATTGCATTTGTCCCCAGTTACCGTTATACCGTATTGATGAGCGCAGCCGACCTTTTGCAAGAACACCTGGAAGAGTTTGCCCTTGTGATCGCTCAAGAAGGAGGAAAGCCTATTAAGGACGCGAAGGTGGAAGTCAAACGTTCTGTGGCGACGCTTCAGCTGGCGGCAGAGGAAGCGAAAAAGCTCGTTGGAGAGATCATTCCCAATTACAATGTACCGGACCGCTTTCTTTATACAGTGAAAAAGCCGATCGGGGCGGTAGCGGCTATTACACCTTTTAACTTCCCATTAAATCTAGTCGTCCACAAAGTCGCCCCGGCCTTGGCAGCCGGCAATCCGGTTATTATTAAACCGGCATCGGATACAGCGACGGTTGCGGTTAAGCTATGTGAACTGCTGGAGCAAGCAGGTGTGCCTAAAGGCTATGTCCAATGCGTGGTGGGAAGCGGCCGCACAGTAGGTGAACAGCTGCTTCACGACGAGCGGATTGCCCACTATACATTTACAGGTTCCCCTGGCGTTGGCAAGCACATCCAGCAAACAATCGGACTTCGGAAAGCCACATTGGAGCTCGGCTCTAACTCCGCAACCATTGTGCATAGCGATGCTGATATTGAAAAAGCAGCCTCGCAGCTGGCCAAAATGGCTTTTGCCCATGCTGGACAAATTTGCATTTCCGTCCAGCGGATTTTAATTAACAGTGCCATTTATAAGTCATTTCTTAAAAAGTTCATGGATGAAGTTTCCTTGCTTAAAGTGGGTGATCCCTTGCATCCGGATACCGATGTCGGTCCGATGATAAGTGAAAAAGAAGCCAAACGTGCCGAACAATGGATTATTGAAGCCAAGGAGGCTGGAGCTGCCGCGTTGACCGGCGGCATCCGCGAAGGTAATATCCTCTATCCCACCGTTCTGACGAATGTTCAAAAAGGCATGAAGGTTGTTGATGAGGAAGTATTTGCACCGATTGTCTCGCTTTTCATATATGATGAAATCGAAGAAGCGATTGAGCTTGTAAATGATTCAAAATATGGACTGCAGGCAGGCATTTATACAGCCGATTTACATTTATCTTATAAAATTCCTTATTTGCTTGATGTAGGCGGTGTCGTAATTAATGATACGTGCTGCTACCGGACGGATCAAATGCCATATGGCGGCGTAAAAGAAAGCGGCAGCGGCAAGGAAGGGCCTGCATATGCGATCCAAGAACTTGTCAAGACGGTTACCGTTGTCGTCAACTTGGAGAATGAAAGAGTAAATAGAAATGAAGACGATTAA
- a CDS encoding GNAT family N-acetyltransferase — protein MNTLTINELQTHKEILEAFSVMNQLRTHLDEKSYLDLVIEAKEKDMYKLFALYDHGEIVALTGFKPMITLYYGRFVWVCDLVTDKNKRSNGYGEKLLSFVHKWAAENGYQSVALSSGVQRVDAHRFYEEKMGYDKASYVFKKNLDL, from the coding sequence ATGAATACACTAACTATTAATGAACTTCAAACCCATAAGGAAATCCTTGAAGCCTTTTCAGTAATGAATCAATTACGCACACATCTTGATGAAAAATCCTATCTTGATTTAGTAATAGAGGCAAAAGAAAAGGACATGTATAAGTTATTTGCCTTGTATGATCATGGAGAAATTGTTGCTCTTACTGGATTTAAACCCATGATAACTCTTTACTACGGACGTTTTGTGTGGGTTTGTGATTTAGTCACCGATAAAAACAAGCGTTCAAATGGATATGGTGAAAAGCTCCTTTCTTTCGTACATAAATGGGCTGCAGAAAATGGCTACCAAAGCGTCGCCCTGTCATCAGGTGTACAGCGAGTTGATGCACACCGATTTTACGAGGAAAAAATGGGTTATGACAAAGCAAGTTATGTCTTTAAAAAAAATCTGGATTTGTAA
- a CDS encoding sirohydrochlorin chelatase yields the protein MKAVLYICHGSRVKKGCQEALDFIERCKPLTDVKIQEACFLELAEPTIEQGFSRCVERGATEIIVFPFLLLEAGHAKKDIPAALSKVSAKFPKVRTVYKKPVGVHEKMIDILIERMTEKGVPVSREASVLIVGRGSSDPQTAADFQRIRQLFRSKTKLNDVNICFLAAATPAFSAELQRLSEKETKQIWVLPYLLFTGILMKKMEKDIQELSASTPVFLCSYLGYHPHLCHVIAERIAEEVTQK from the coding sequence ATGAAAGCCGTGCTTTACATTTGCCACGGAAGCCGAGTGAAAAAAGGATGCCAGGAGGCGCTTGATTTTATAGAACGATGCAAGCCGTTAACCGATGTAAAGATACAAGAGGCTTGTTTTTTAGAACTGGCCGAGCCAACGATTGAACAAGGATTCTCTCGATGTGTGGAACGGGGAGCCACGGAAATCATTGTCTTTCCGTTCTTGCTTCTTGAAGCCGGACATGCGAAGAAAGACATTCCGGCCGCACTCAGCAAAGTCTCAGCAAAATTCCCGAAGGTTCGAACGGTTTACAAGAAGCCTGTGGGCGTACATGAAAAAATGATCGACATTTTAATCGAGCGAATGACTGAAAAGGGGGTTCCTGTTTCGAGGGAAGCGTCTGTCCTGATTGTCGGGCGCGGCAGCAGCGATCCTCAAACAGCAGCGGATTTTCAGCGCATTCGCCAATTATTCCGCTCCAAAACCAAGTTAAACGATGTGAATATTTGCTTTTTAGCTGCCGCGACGCCTGCATTTTCAGCAGAATTGCAGCGGCTCTCCGAGAAAGAGACCAAGCAAATATGGGTGCTGCCTTATTTGCTGTTTACCGGTATTTTAATGAAGAAGATGGAGAAAGACATTCAGGAATTATCTGCTTCGACTCCCGTCTTTCTCTGCTCTTATCTTGGCTATCATCCTCACTTATGCCATGTTATCGCTGAGCGCATTGCTGAGGAAGTTACGCAAAAATGA
- a CDS encoding alcohol dehydrogenase catalytic domain-containing protein, producing the protein MLAGVIEKKGHLALQDREIPVLTAEDQVKLKVEAASICGTDVHILADPPGHPSALGIIQGHEFTGEVVETGSAVQHVRAGDRVVVDPTTTCGFCYYCQIGEQNLCEDSSTIGIFMNGGWAPYSVIPAKNVHKISKTVSPDVAVFAEPLSCVINGVSKLDMQLGNSVVILGAGPMGQLFTQVMKASGVGVIICVDLSDYRLGYSQVSGATHVLNPKKENVASFVKRLTGAGADIVIDCAGALFDQSLNLVRKGGQVLLVGMNEHANPSIKQYDITRNEIAVKGTFIQKCDFPRVVRTLEANLLDLKGLITHRLPLSKVHEGVEAMRKGEALKVILYPE; encoded by the coding sequence ATGCTGGCGGGAGTTATTGAAAAAAAAGGTCATTTGGCTTTACAAGATAGAGAGATTCCTGTGCTGACGGCAGAAGATCAAGTGAAACTTAAAGTGGAAGCAGCCAGTATTTGCGGAACGGATGTCCATATTTTAGCAGACCCTCCCGGACACCCATCGGCTCTTGGAATCATCCAAGGACATGAATTTACAGGAGAAGTCGTAGAGACAGGAAGTGCTGTTCAGCATGTAAGGGCGGGAGACCGGGTTGTGGTGGATCCCACAACCACTTGCGGATTCTGTTATTACTGTCAGATCGGTGAGCAGAATCTATGCGAAGACAGCTCCACTATTGGAATATTTATGAACGGCGGCTGGGCTCCATACAGCGTGATCCCAGCAAAAAATGTTCATAAAATTTCAAAAACCGTCTCCCCAGACGTCGCTGTTTTTGCTGAACCGCTGTCCTGTGTGATCAATGGCGTCAGCAAACTGGATATGCAGCTGGGAAACAGCGTCGTGATCTTAGGGGCTGGACCAATGGGGCAGCTGTTTACGCAGGTCATGAAAGCATCAGGCGTCGGTGTGATCATATGTGTAGATTTGTCGGATTATCGATTGGGCTATTCTCAAGTCTCAGGAGCTACTCATGTTCTCAATCCTAAAAAAGAAAATGTCGCTTCCTTTGTAAAGCGCCTAACAGGGGCGGGAGCGGATATTGTGATCGATTGCGCAGGAGCCTTATTTGACCAGTCGCTCAATCTTGTCCGCAAAGGCGGGCAGGTCTTGTTGGTAGGCATGAATGAGCATGCAAATCCCTCCATTAAACAATATGACATTACCAGAAATGAAATTGCCGTCAAAGGAACATTCATTCAAAAGTGTGATTTCCCGCGCGTAGTCCGAACATTAGAAGCGAATTTGCTGGATCTGAAGGGGCTCATCACTCATCGCCTTCCTCTTTCTAAGGTGCATGAGGGAGTGGAAGCCATGAGAAAAGGAGAAGCGCTTAAAGTCATCTTATATCCAGAATAA